GAGGACGCGGTCCCGCTCCCCGCGCCCGTGGCAGTCGGCGCGTATGCTGGGAGGCGCCCATGAATGTCCGCGAGTACTACATTTATCTGTCCGGCGCACGCGAGGAGCTGTGGAACTTTCTGCGGGCACTCCCCGAGGCCGAACTGAACCGCCCGCTGATCGAGGGCGGCGACCGCTTCCAGTCCATCAAGGACCTGGTGCTGCACGTCGTGGACGTGGAAGACCACTGGATTCACGACGTGGCGCGGGGCGGGCAGGGCGTCTCTTCCCGCTACCCTCACGACTGGGTGCGCCCCCGCGCCGAGAAGTACGCGCTGGGCTGGATTCTGCAGTACGGGAGTGAGGTGCAGGAGCGCACCCGCGCCTTTCTGGACACCCAGCCTGACTTGCAGCGCCGCGTCAAGCTGATTCAGGACGACCCCCAGAGCGAGACGGTCACACTGGACGCCCTGCTGAGCCACGTCATGACCCACGAGGTGCGGCACACCGCGCAGGTCGCCCTCCTGATCCGCCTGCTGGGCCATACCCCGCCGTGGCTGGACTTCCTGCGCTTCGTGCGGCCGCAGCCCGCCCCAACCCAGGGTTGAGCCCGGCGCGGGGCTGAATCCCGCTCAACTGCAGCCCCTGTCCCGGCCGGGAGGGGGGCTTGCCCTTATACTGCCCAGGTTATGCGGACGGTGACGGTAGGTACGCGCGGCAGCACCCTTGCGCTCGCGCAGACGCGGTGGGTGGTGGCCCGCCTGAAGGAGGAGTGGCCGGAGACGGACTTCCGCATCCAGACCATCAGCACCCAGGGGGACCGCAACCGGGGCAGCCTGGAAGCGCTGGCCCAGAAGGGCAACCGGGGCTTCTGGGTCAAGGAGATCGAGGAGGCCCTCCTCGGCAGCCGCATCGACATCGCGGTGCATTCCCTCAAGGACCTGCCCACCGAGCAGCCGGAAGGCCTGGAGGTGTCCTCCATCCCCAAGCGGGTGGACGCCCGCGACGTGCTGATCGGCAAAGAGGGCATGAAGCGACTCGCGGACCTGCCCGAGGGCGCCCGTGTGGGCACCAGCAGCATTCGCCGCAAGGCCTTCTTGCGGGCCTTTCGCCCCGACCTTCAAGTGATTGACCTGCGCGGGAACATCGACACCCGCCTCGCGGCGCTGGGGACTCCCGACTACGACGCGATCATCCTCGCGGCGGCGGGCCTGATCCGCACCGAGATGCGCCACCGCATCGACGAGTTCGTGGAACCCGACCTGCTGCTGCCCGCGCCGGGGCAGGGCGCCCTGGCGCTGGAAACCCGCGCCGACGACGACCTCACCATTGAGGTGGCGTACGCGATCCACGACCACCTCACCGACGACCGGGTGACCGCCGAGCGCGAGTTCCTGGCCGGGCTGGGGGCGGGCTGCATGGCCCCGGTGGGCGCCCACGCCACCGTCAAGGGCGGCCTGCTGACCCTGGAAGGCTGGGTGGGCGCCGTGGACGGCTCGCAGGTGATTCGCGCGACCAGTTCCGGCGACCCCGCCGAGTGCGCCGACCTGGGCGCCGAACTCGCCGCCGACATGCTCGCGCAGGGGGCGGCGGCCCTGATCGACGCCGCCCGGCCCTGAGGAACTGGCCTTGAGGAGGGCCGGGCCTTGACCCGCTGGCCCCGTGTTCTGGCCGTCGCCCTGCTCGCGGCGGGGCTGTGGTTCGGCATCGGCGTGTGGCAGCGTACCCGCGCGGGAGTGGACTTCGGGGACGCGGCCCGTGCCGAGCTGCTCCTTACGCTGATAATTTTCGTGGTCGCCGCCGGGTGGGTGATCGTCTCCGACCGCGTCCGAGGCCGCAAGTGACCCTGCTGGGTCAGCGCCTCGCCGTCATTCACACCGGGGGGACCATCGCCAGCCGTCCCGATCCGGGCGGGCCGGGTGTGACCCCGCAGGAGGCGCCCGCCGTGCCGGGCCTGCCGGGCGTCACGGTCACGGCCCACCAGCCCTTTCGCCTGCCCAGTCCCCACGTCACGCCGGGGCACATGCTGGAACTCGCCCGGCTGATCGAGCGGCTGGCCCCGGACGCGGACGGCATCGTCGTGACCCACGGCACCGACACGCTGGAGGAGACGGCCTTTTTCCTCCACCTTGCCCTGGCGACCGACACCCCGGTCCTGCTCACGGGGTCCATGCGCCACGCCGAGGAGGTGTCCTGGGACGGCCCCGGCAACCTGCTGGACGCGGCGTACGTCGCCCTGCACCCGGAGTCGCGGGGGCGCGGGCCGCTGGTCGTGTTTGGCGGGGACCTCTTCGACGCCCGCACGGTCACGAAGGTCCATACCAGCGCGGTGGACGCCTTCGGGGGCTATCCCGGCCCCATCGGGCGCATCGACCGGACGGGGGAGACGGCCCACCTGCGCTTCTTCGCCCGGCCGGAAGCGCGGCCCGTGTACGCACCCGCCCAGGTGGACGCCCGCGTGGAGATTCTCTATGCCTACGCGGGCTGGCAGGGCGAGGGCTACGCCGAGGCCGCCGCCCGCGCCGACGGTTTGGTGATCGCGGCGCTGGGCACCGGCAACCTCCCCGCCGAGCTGCTGCCCCTCGTCGCCGCGAGTGCTGGTGCTGGGCAGCCCGTCGTGA
This portion of the Deinococcus terrestris genome encodes:
- a CDS encoding asparaginase, whose amino-acid sequence is MTLLGQRLAVIHTGGTIASRPDPGGPGVTPQEAPAVPGLPGVTVTAHQPFRLPSPHVTPGHMLELARLIERLAPDADGIVVTHGTDTLEETAFFLHLALATDTPVLLTGSMRHAEEVSWDGPGNLLDAAYVALHPESRGRGPLVVFGGDLFDARTVTKVHTSAVDAFGGYPGPIGRIDRTGETAHLRFFARPEARPVYAPAQVDARVEILYAYAGWQGEGYAEAAARADGLVIAALGTGNLPAELLPLVAASAGAGQPVVIATRTHAGPILPVYGYPGGGATLVAAGAIPASFLNAHKARLLLLLLLSLGQGLEEIRGVFGEGGF
- a CDS encoding DinB family protein; translation: MNVREYYIYLSGAREELWNFLRALPEAELNRPLIEGGDRFQSIKDLVLHVVDVEDHWIHDVARGGQGVSSRYPHDWVRPRAEKYALGWILQYGSEVQERTRAFLDTQPDLQRRVKLIQDDPQSETVTLDALLSHVMTHEVRHTAQVALLIRLLGHTPPWLDFLRFVRPQPAPTQG
- the hemC gene encoding hydroxymethylbilane synthase, which gives rise to MRTVTVGTRGSTLALAQTRWVVARLKEEWPETDFRIQTISTQGDRNRGSLEALAQKGNRGFWVKEIEEALLGSRIDIAVHSLKDLPTEQPEGLEVSSIPKRVDARDVLIGKEGMKRLADLPEGARVGTSSIRRKAFLRAFRPDLQVIDLRGNIDTRLAALGTPDYDAIILAAAGLIRTEMRHRIDEFVEPDLLLPAPGQGALALETRADDDLTIEVAYAIHDHLTDDRVTAEREFLAGLGAGCMAPVGAHATVKGGLLTLEGWVGAVDGSQVIRATSSGDPAECADLGAELAADMLAQGAAALIDAARP